A window from Akkermansia muciniphila encodes these proteins:
- a CDS encoding PfkB family carbohydrate kinase: MYDVVALGELLVDFTPCGVSAQELPVYQANPGGAPCNVLSMLSRLGRRTAFIGKVGHDMFGKMLRRTLQEEGIDDSGLVSSREVNTTLAFVQIDEQGDRDFSFYRNPGADMKLTAGEVDMVLVENTRVFHFGTISMTHGDVRRATRHAVSHAREKGALITFDPNLRPPLWPSLELAREQMLYGCGACSVMKIETEELLFLTGCSSMKEGLDTLKREFRNLRLILVTGGREGSWASCGDKLVYQPTFLKVNTIDTTGAGDAFFGSCLDWVLETGLENLTEGQLADMLLFANAAASIVTTRKGAIRSMPTREEVLALVAEGV, from the coding sequence ATGTATGACGTCGTAGCCCTCGGAGAACTGCTGGTGGACTTCACCCCCTGCGGAGTGAGCGCCCAGGAATTGCCCGTTTACCAGGCCAATCCGGGGGGAGCCCCCTGCAACGTCCTCTCCATGCTGTCCAGGCTGGGGCGCAGGACCGCCTTCATCGGCAAGGTGGGGCATGACATGTTCGGGAAAATGCTCCGGCGCACGCTTCAGGAGGAAGGCATTGACGACTCAGGGCTGGTCTCTTCCCGGGAAGTCAACACCACCCTGGCCTTCGTCCAGATTGACGAACAGGGCGACCGTGATTTTTCCTTTTACCGCAATCCCGGCGCGGACATGAAATTGACCGCCGGAGAGGTGGATATGGTGCTGGTGGAAAACACGCGCGTATTCCACTTCGGGACCATCTCCATGACGCACGGCGACGTGCGGCGCGCTACCAGGCACGCCGTCAGCCATGCCCGGGAAAAGGGGGCCCTTATCACCTTTGATCCCAATCTCCGGCCTCCCCTCTGGCCCAGCCTGGAGCTGGCCCGGGAGCAAATGCTCTACGGCTGCGGCGCGTGCAGCGTCATGAAAATAGAAACGGAGGAACTTCTCTTCCTCACCGGGTGCTCCTCCATGAAGGAAGGGCTGGATACCCTGAAAAGGGAATTCCGCAATCTCCGCCTCATTCTCGTGACGGGGGGCAGGGAAGGCAGCTGGGCTTCCTGTGGAGACAAGCTGGTTTACCAGCCTACGTTCCTGAAGGTCAACACCATTGACACAACGGGAGCCGGAGACGCCTTTTTTGGTTCCTGCCTGGACTGGGTTCTGGAAACGGGACTGGAAAACCTGACGGAAGGACAGTTGGCGGACATGCTTTTATTCGCCAACGCCGCCGCTTCTATCGTGACGACCCGCAAGGGGGCCATCCGCTCCATGCCGACCCGCGAGGAAGTCCTGGCCCTGGTGGCCGAAGGCGTTTGA
- a CDS encoding YopT-type cysteine protease domain-containing protein, with the protein MKEIKSFSQGQLIPQTGDIYPSGICLGLVTYWLIACHRHEESQFWADIEHSISPPRNQPISKAPLIYGEGYAAKASVFHEQNDMADVLARSRQAMVIEGKMEMLHNNSVPANFFEKKFMDYAISKILQKDVTISEILQKDVTYTILAIFEERCGHAIGIHNEKGKVHLFDPNFFVLECDSKTDLPGDIKKAFGEINSPYHDRFNKSFSLDAFC; encoded by the coding sequence ATGAAAGAAATAAAATCATTCAGTCAGGGACAGTTGATTCCCCAGACAGGGGATATTTATCCTTCCGGAATATGCCTGGGCCTGGTCACTTATTGGCTCATTGCATGCCATCGTCATGAAGAAAGCCAATTTTGGGCCGATATTGAACACAGCATCAGTCCGCCTCGCAATCAGCCCATTTCAAAAGCTCCTCTCATTTATGGAGAGGGGTACGCGGCAAAAGCCTCCGTTTTCCATGAACAAAACGACATGGCGGATGTCCTTGCCCGCAGCCGTCAAGCAATGGTTATCGAAGGGAAGATGGAGATGCTGCATAACAACTCGGTTCCTGCAAACTTCTTCGAAAAGAAATTTATGGATTACGCTATTTCCAAAATTTTACAAAAGGACGTTACTATTTCCGAGATTTTACAAAAGGACGTTACCTATACGATTTTGGCCATTTTTGAAGAACGCTGTGGGCACGCCATCGGTATTCACAACGAAAAGGGGAAGGTTCATCTTTTTGACCCCAACTTTTTCGTTCTGGAATGCGACAGCAAAACTGATCTGCCAGGGGATATAAAAAAGGCATTTGGAGAAATTAATAGTCCATACCACGACCGGTTTAACAAAAGTTTTTCCCTGGATGCTTTTTGTTAA
- the kbl gene encoding glycine C-acetyltransferase: protein MYTPEFKNILTSTLDGLRAEGLYKEERFIASQQYSQVTLKDGRSVINMCANNYLGLANNPEVMEAAKKAIDEWGFGMASVRFICGTQTLHRQLEERLSQFLGTEDTILFPSCFDANGGLFEGLLTADDAIISDSLNHASIIDGVRLCKAKRFRYANNDMADLEAKLQEADAAGARVKLISTDGVFSMDGIIAQLDKIHELAAKYNAIVHFDDCHATGFLGKRGRGTHEHCGLFGNIDITTGTLGKALGGASGGYVSGPKEVVDILRQKARPYLFSNSVAPAIVAASIKVLDLLEGSTEARDRVEANTRYFRDAMTAAGFTIGGKDHPISPVMLGDAVLSQKFSAQLLDEGVYAVGFFYPVVPKGQARIRTQISAAHTREQLDKAIEAFCKVGKNLGVIS from the coding sequence ATGTATACCCCTGAATTCAAAAACATCCTCACTTCCACCCTGGACGGACTGCGTGCGGAAGGTCTGTACAAGGAAGAACGCTTCATCGCCTCCCAGCAGTATTCCCAGGTGACGCTGAAGGACGGACGCTCCGTCATCAACATGTGCGCCAATAATTACCTGGGCCTGGCCAATAATCCGGAAGTGATGGAAGCCGCCAAGAAAGCCATTGACGAATGGGGTTTCGGCATGGCTTCCGTGCGGTTCATCTGCGGCACGCAGACCCTGCACCGCCAGCTTGAGGAACGCCTTTCCCAGTTCCTGGGCACGGAAGACACGATTCTGTTCCCCTCCTGCTTTGATGCCAACGGCGGCCTGTTTGAGGGCCTCCTGACCGCGGACGACGCCATTATTTCCGATTCCCTGAACCACGCCTCCATCATTGACGGCGTGCGCCTCTGCAAGGCCAAGCGCTTCCGCTACGCCAACAACGACATGGCGGACCTGGAAGCCAAGCTCCAGGAAGCGGACGCCGCCGGAGCGCGCGTGAAGCTGATTTCCACGGACGGCGTGTTTTCCATGGACGGCATCATCGCCCAGCTGGACAAGATTCATGAGCTGGCCGCCAAGTACAACGCCATCGTGCATTTTGACGATTGCCACGCCACGGGTTTCCTGGGCAAGAGGGGCCGCGGCACGCATGAACACTGCGGCCTGTTCGGCAACATAGACATCACCACCGGCACTCTGGGGAAAGCCCTGGGCGGCGCTTCCGGCGGCTACGTTTCCGGCCCGAAGGAAGTGGTGGACATCCTGCGCCAGAAGGCGCGCCCGTACCTGTTCTCCAACAGCGTGGCCCCGGCCATCGTGGCCGCCTCCATCAAGGTGCTGGACCTGCTGGAAGGTTCCACGGAAGCGCGCGACCGCGTGGAAGCGAATACCAGGTATTTCCGCGACGCCATGACGGCAGCGGGCTTCACCATCGGCGGCAAGGACCACCCCATTTCCCCGGTGATGCTGGGGGACGCCGTGCTGTCCCAGAAATTCTCCGCCCAGCTTCTGGACGAAGGCGTGTACGCCGTCGGCTTCTTCTACCCCGTCGTTCCCAAGGGGCAGGCCCGCATCCGCACGCAGATTTCCGCCGCCCACACCCGCGAACAACTGGACAAGGCGATTGAAGCCTTCTGCAAGGTGGGCAAGAACCTGGGGGTTATTTCCTGA
- a CDS encoding 8-oxo-dGTP diphosphatase, with protein sequence MQDRSSGFQWPAQWTPDILATLMFVVQDGRILLIRKKRGIGAGKVNGPGGKFEAGETALQCVLREVREELCIDVADAREMGVLNFSFACGTIPEIRCHVFMASSFKGTPSETPEAEPFWCPVDEIPYDLMWQDDRFWLPAMLDGKRFEAFFTFKGDRMLEFSLKTEDCSGKENQALSPSPSL encoded by the coding sequence ATGCAAGACAGAAGCAGCGGCTTTCAATGGCCTGCCCAGTGGACCCCTGATATCCTCGCCACCCTGATGTTTGTGGTGCAGGACGGAAGGATTCTCCTGATACGCAAGAAGAGGGGGATCGGCGCGGGGAAGGTGAACGGTCCCGGCGGGAAGTTTGAGGCGGGGGAAACGGCCCTCCAGTGTGTGCTGCGGGAGGTCCGGGAGGAACTCTGCATTGACGTTGCGGATGCCCGGGAAATGGGCGTGCTGAATTTTTCCTTCGCCTGCGGCACCATTCCGGAAATCCGCTGCCACGTGTTCATGGCGTCCTCTTTCAAGGGCACCCCTTCGGAAACGCCGGAGGCAGAGCCTTTCTGGTGCCCGGTGGACGAGATTCCCTACGATCTCATGTGGCAGGACGACCGGTTCTGGCTTCCCGCCATGCTTGACGGGAAACGGTTTGAGGCGTTTTTCACGTTTAAGGGGGACCGGATGCTGGAGTTTTCCCTGAAAACCGAGGACTGTTCCGGCAAGGAAAACCAGGCTCTTTCCCCCTCCCCTTCCCTCTGA
- a CDS encoding MFS transporter, with protein METQPHSRLGPFLALTFIYFLVGFLSTVNGQFQGPLQSAFLSDAGALKNTFITLIPFFFFLAYLVNGNIASRWINRYGYKTTLIRGLLFMVLGLAVFFLSAWFTVQFEDLRTTIAGASIPYGYFIFLAGSYAMGTSATILQVVINPYVTSYELKGTQPVQRLNIVCAVNSFGTTIAPFFVTGILFAGLPMESVHVRQLMLPLLILGVLIALVTLMTKRLYLPNIRDTTAGEGEKLERSIWSFRHLTLGVIAIFFYVGAEVSVGINVNLHALELSNSDEPLLFLGSSNLVVWGVDLGIPALLASLYWGGLMVGRIVSSWLNHISPRVQLTVATSAAAILTLVAIYTHNLWVLVSVGLFHSVMWGCIFTLATVGLKKYTAKASGIFMMGVFGGAVFPFLQGALTDALGSWRWSWMLVFLCELVMLAYALAGSRVRKEDLLEGTD; from the coding sequence ATGGAAACACAACCGCATTCACGCCTGGGCCCCTTCCTTGCCCTGACCTTCATTTATTTCCTTGTCGGGTTCCTGTCCACCGTGAACGGCCAGTTCCAGGGGCCTTTGCAAAGCGCCTTCCTGTCGGACGCCGGCGCTTTGAAAAACACGTTCATCACGCTGATTCCCTTTTTCTTTTTCCTGGCGTACCTGGTGAACGGAAACATCGCCTCCCGCTGGATCAACCGCTACGGCTATAAGACGACGCTGATACGGGGGCTCCTGTTCATGGTGCTCGGGCTGGCCGTCTTTTTCCTGTCCGCATGGTTCACCGTCCAGTTCGAGGACCTGCGCACGACGATCGCCGGGGCCAGCATTCCCTACGGCTATTTTATTTTTCTGGCGGGGTCCTATGCCATGGGCACCTCCGCCACGATTTTGCAGGTCGTCATCAACCCCTACGTGACGTCCTATGAATTGAAGGGAACGCAGCCCGTCCAGCGCCTCAACATCGTCTGCGCCGTGAATTCCTTCGGAACGACGATCGCGCCGTTTTTCGTGACCGGCATCCTGTTTGCCGGTCTGCCCATGGAGAGCGTCCACGTGCGGCAGTTGATGCTCCCCCTGCTCATCCTGGGCGTCCTCATTGCGCTGGTCACCCTGATGACGAAGCGCCTTTACCTGCCCAACATCCGGGACACGACGGCCGGAGAAGGAGAAAAGCTGGAACGCAGCATCTGGTCCTTCCGGCATCTGACATTGGGCGTGATCGCCATTTTCTTTTATGTGGGCGCGGAGGTGTCCGTGGGCATCAACGTGAACTTGCACGCCCTGGAGCTCAGCAATTCGGATGAACCGCTGCTGTTCCTGGGCTCCAGCAACCTGGTGGTGTGGGGGGTGGACCTGGGCATTCCGGCCCTGCTGGCCTCCCTGTACTGGGGCGGCCTGATGGTGGGGCGCATCGTTTCCAGCTGGCTGAACCATATCTCCCCCCGCGTCCAGTTGACGGTGGCGACCTCTGCGGCGGCCATCCTGACGCTGGTTGCCATTTACACCCATAACCTGTGGGTGCTGGTTTCCGTAGGGTTGTTCCATTCCGTCATGTGGGGCTGTATTTTCACGCTCGCCACCGTAGGACTGAAAAAATACACCGCCAAGGCTTCCGGCATTTTCATGATGGGCGTGTTCGGCGGCGCCGTTTTCCCCTTCCTCCAGGGAGCTCTGACGGACGCGCTGGGAAGCTGGCGCTGGTCATGGATGCTTGTCTTCCTCTGTGAGCTGGTCATGCTTGCCTATGCCCTTGCGGGTTCCCGCGTCAGGAAAGAAGACCTGCTGGAAGGAACGGACTGA
- a CDS encoding autotransporter outer membrane beta-barrel domain-containing protein: protein MKLSRISLWSLTLAGCLPAVRAESWNQFPESGPETTLDSMWASAAYVQTLVEASSAQINISRFRQKGPSNLWAGALGSFGDAGIRNNQPSFDYSAAGYALGYDYGTYGEKSGSLLGLAFGQMFGHQNIQEMPDYPDGPMEGDRFRQSAWMANLYGAFFRETGPRSSLLLAANAAFGSTENKCRHSDAWGNASKWDSETFQAGFSASWRYQVTNSFSVTPFMGVTYVHGANKVKRDDQGGYGDSSWWGDYWWDDDDWDDDDDYNQRRDNRGTFDNVSMAMGVTLEHVFRLSGNTVWINALSGSYCPDIYRNDPHYTFRDGWWEGDEYRESRYKGKGYSPGKQSFKVKLLSRMVFNDRCSVFASYQAHFRESFLEHQAALGVSVSF from the coding sequence ATGAAACTATCCCGTATTTCCTTATGGAGTCTGACCCTGGCAGGATGCCTGCCTGCCGTGCGCGCCGAATCCTGGAACCAGTTCCCGGAAAGCGGTCCGGAAACCACGCTGGATTCCATGTGGGCGTCCGCGGCCTATGTGCAGACGCTGGTGGAAGCCTCCTCCGCCCAGATAAATATCTCCCGTTTCCGGCAGAAGGGGCCGTCCAACCTGTGGGCGGGCGCCCTGGGCAGCTTTGGCGATGCCGGAATCCGGAACAACCAGCCTTCCTTTGACTACTCAGCCGCCGGCTACGCGCTGGGGTATGACTACGGCACGTATGGAGAAAAATCCGGTTCCCTGCTGGGTCTGGCATTCGGGCAGATGTTCGGGCACCAGAACATTCAGGAAATGCCGGACTATCCGGACGGCCCCATGGAGGGGGACCGCTTCCGGCAGTCAGCGTGGATGGCCAACCTGTACGGCGCCTTCTTCCGGGAAACGGGGCCGCGGTCCAGCCTGCTTCTTGCCGCGAATGCGGCCTTCGGCAGTACGGAAAACAAATGCCGCCACAGTGATGCGTGGGGAAACGCCTCCAAGTGGGACTCGGAAACGTTCCAGGCGGGGTTTTCCGCCTCCTGGCGCTATCAGGTGACGAACTCCTTCAGCGTGACCCCCTTTATGGGAGTAACGTATGTGCACGGAGCCAACAAGGTGAAAAGGGATGACCAAGGCGGCTACGGCGATTCCTCCTGGTGGGGGGATTACTGGTGGGATGACGACGACTGGGACGACGATGATGATTACAACCAGCGGCGGGACAACCGGGGCACGTTTGACAACGTGTCCATGGCGATGGGAGTGACGCTGGAACACGTTTTCCGTCTGTCCGGAAATACCGTATGGATTAATGCCCTGTCCGGGAGCTACTGCCCGGACATCTACCGTAACGATCCCCATTACACGTTCCGGGACGGCTGGTGGGAAGGGGATGAATACCGGGAATCCCGGTACAAGGGGAAGGGCTATTCTCCCGGAAAGCAGTCATTCAAAGTCAAGCTGCTGTCCAGAATGGTCTTCAATGACAGATGCTCCGTCTTCGCCTCCTACCAGGCGCATTTCAGGGAATCCTTCCTGGAGCACCAGGCGGCGCTGGGCGTCTCCGTCTCCTTCTGA
- a CDS encoding mannitol dehydrogenase family protein, with amino-acid sequence MKKELKRQGKAKIPGAPVPYDRTTIQPGIVHIGVGNFHRAHEEFYTNQLLGMGGRDKWGISGVALLPQDEPLYKALKSQDGLYTLTVCGRDGKDEFYEIGSLVDLAWGPKEPGKVIDRIADPRTKIITLTITEGGYNLDKETGEFMLNSKDVKHDLEHPGHPRTVFGFLAAGLRKRSKDGAGPVTVLSCDNLQHNGDTARKAFTSFIKVQDPGLAQWVKKNVTFPNSMVDRITPAVTPDDVKRLDAQSGVEDAAPVYSEDFIQWVIEDDFIAGRPDWEAVGVEFTDDVSAYENMKLSLLNASHSLLSYPAFLAGYRRVDEAVGDERFARYLRLFMDRDAGPYVPPPGNTDLELYKKTLLERFGNKAVSDQISRLCFDGVSKIPVYVMPVLTKMIRDGADLERLAFFVAAYRHYLKHGKDDRGQAYEVNEPWLTKEDRKLIASDDPLDFLALSPFRSTDLKAADKFVSQYLGMVEKLEKDGVLPVLEKLVLP; translated from the coding sequence ATGAAGAAGGAACTGAAACGACAGGGCAAGGCGAAGATTCCGGGGGCTCCCGTCCCCTATGACAGGACAACCATTCAACCGGGAATAGTCCATATAGGAGTGGGCAATTTCCACCGCGCGCATGAGGAGTTTTACACGAATCAGCTTCTGGGCATGGGCGGCCGTGATAAATGGGGGATTTCCGGAGTGGCCCTGCTGCCGCAGGACGAACCCCTTTACAAGGCGCTGAAGAGCCAGGACGGCCTTTACACGCTGACAGTCTGCGGCCGCGACGGCAAGGACGAGTTTTATGAGATAGGCTCCCTGGTGGATCTGGCATGGGGGCCGAAGGAGCCCGGAAAGGTAATCGACAGGATCGCGGACCCCCGGACTAAAATCATCACCCTGACCATTACGGAAGGGGGGTACAATCTGGATAAGGAGACCGGAGAGTTCATGCTCAACAGCAAGGACGTGAAACATGACCTGGAACACCCCGGCCATCCCCGTACGGTTTTCGGCTTTCTGGCCGCCGGATTGCGGAAGAGGAGCAAGGACGGCGCAGGCCCCGTAACCGTTCTATCCTGCGACAACCTCCAGCACAACGGGGACACGGCCCGGAAAGCGTTCACTTCCTTTATCAAGGTCCAGGACCCCGGACTGGCTCAGTGGGTGAAGAAGAACGTGACGTTCCCCAACAGCATGGTGGACCGCATCACGCCCGCCGTCACGCCGGACGACGTCAAACGGCTGGATGCGCAGAGCGGCGTGGAAGACGCCGCCCCCGTCTATTCGGAGGATTTCATCCAGTGGGTGATTGAGGATGATTTCATTGCCGGGCGCCCGGACTGGGAAGCCGTGGGCGTTGAGTTTACGGATGACGTTTCCGCTTATGAGAATATGAAGCTCAGCCTGCTGAACGCGTCCCATTCCCTGCTGTCCTACCCCGCCTTTCTGGCCGGGTACCGCCGGGTGGACGAGGCGGTAGGGGATGAACGGTTTGCCCGCTACCTGCGCCTTTTCATGGACCGGGACGCGGGCCCCTACGTTCCGCCGCCAGGGAACACGGATTTGGAGCTGTACAAGAAGACCCTGCTGGAACGCTTCGGCAACAAGGCGGTGAGCGACCAGATCAGCCGCTTGTGCTTTGACGGCGTTTCCAAGATTCCCGTGTATGTGATGCCCGTTTTAACGAAGATGATCAGGGACGGCGCCGACCTGGAACGCCTGGCGTTTTTCGTGGCCGCCTACCGCCATTACCTGAAGCACGGGAAGGACGACCGGGGCCAGGCTTATGAAGTGAACGAGCCCTGGCTGACCAAAGAGGACCGGAAGCTGATCGCCAGTGACGACCCGCTGGATTTCCTCGCCCTCTCCCCCTTCCGGAGCACGGATTTGAAGGCGGCGGACAAGTTCGTCAGCCAGTACCTGGGCATGGTGGAGAAGCTTGAAAAAGACGGCGTGCTCCCCGTTCTGGAAAAATTGGTTCTTCCGTAG
- a CDS encoding tRNA threonylcarbamoyladenosine dehydratase — translation MPTATNHEARFGGIGRLYGTSGLDLLRNSRMAVIGIGGVGSWTAEALARSGVGTIILMDLDDLCITNTNRQIHALASTIGQSKTEAMAARIKEINPEAEIISLNSFYTATNAEKLLETKPDVIIDAVDSLAPKAHLIASCYRSRQLLVTCGGAGGRVNPAKIEIADLSRTKGDPLLSSLRYKLKKDYGLPLGEKARKLKIPCVFSQETPVYPTCDGETSCTRDPEFQGKMGCDAGFGSVTHITGTFGFFAASAAIQTFLNKKQTSPQP, via the coding sequence ATGCCCACCGCCACAAACCATGAAGCCAGATTCGGCGGCATAGGCCGTCTGTACGGAACCAGCGGGCTGGACCTTCTCCGGAACTCCCGCATGGCCGTCATCGGCATTGGCGGCGTAGGCTCCTGGACGGCGGAAGCACTGGCGCGCTCCGGAGTAGGCACCATCATCCTGATGGACCTGGACGACCTCTGCATCACCAACACAAACCGGCAAATCCACGCGCTGGCGTCCACCATCGGCCAGTCCAAGACAGAAGCCATGGCCGCACGCATCAAGGAAATCAACCCGGAGGCGGAAATCATCTCCCTCAACAGCTTCTACACGGCCACCAACGCGGAAAAACTGCTGGAGACGAAACCGGACGTCATCATCGACGCCGTTGACTCCCTGGCGCCCAAGGCCCACCTCATTGCCTCCTGTTACCGCAGCAGGCAGCTCCTGGTCACTTGCGGCGGCGCGGGAGGGCGCGTCAACCCCGCCAAAATAGAAATAGCGGACCTCTCCCGCACCAAGGGAGACCCCCTGCTCTCCAGCCTGCGCTACAAGCTCAAAAAAGACTACGGCCTCCCGCTTGGGGAAAAAGCGCGCAAACTGAAAATCCCCTGCGTCTTCTCCCAGGAAACACCCGTGTACCCCACTTGTGACGGAGAAACCTCCTGCACGCGCGACCCGGAATTTCAGGGGAAAATGGGCTGTGACGCCGGGTTCGGCTCCGTCACGCACATCACTGGCACCTTCGGCTTCTTTGCGGCCTCCGCCGCCATTCAAACGTTCTTAAACAAAAAACAAACATCACCGCAACCATGA
- a CDS encoding SUMF1/EgtB/PvdO family nonheme iron enzyme, with the protein MTSDASPMPGGNLPTLPVKRVVRPTPSIPDHEVVRQIGSGAYGEVWLARSLTGAWRAVKIVWREDFEDERTFNREFEGILQYEPIARNHPGLVHILHVGRHDQDSPFYYYVMELGDDARTGVHITPDEYIPRTLQTDKKFSGNKPLPLDYCLEVGSQLAHALLYLHSKNLTHRDIKPANVIFVNGRPKLADIGLVAHLDQRSFVGTEGFIPPDGPGTRRADVYALAKVLYEISTGKDRMDFPELPDDLPEGTVRKKWQAFNTIICQAAEPRVEECAIDSAEELAEKIDALRGYEVPSRFRLHKKKKRRKLRRTLQLLAAAVAGAFTAYWGALWLNSSQHLLEEPAADVRQDPHASAPEEESRTGYVLVTSSPAGASVYDADGNYLDETPYGPIELPSGASVAYTIKKSGFADKEEAGTVKGGSTLALGGVLKEYHPPTDSQPWKDTEGVTYLPAETRHVAQGPLTAALFNKFLKEDQQKGNYQMKREQTEPGHPEKDVALLTQDGITAYLAWLNKKCEREGLLGKEFSINADPLPQTSGNTDGHSAYVLNVTRVFQVPITVTTNPPGASVFFNNRLIGRTPIEEYVNQVPYVIEIKLPGHATMRRRGLDPQDLYLSLQLEPDKSVIFGSPWTNSLGMQLAPVGGNALVMSHEVRVKDFQQFLKATGRKAPARPGFPQGENHPVVNVSRQDARAFAKWLTNKERAQGLIDQHDSYRLPRDEEWSSWVRLTDEKGSSPYEKTLPHENSREVFPWGYSWPPPDKTGNFADQSALIYLPSSRVIVGYEDGQPYTAPVKTFPPNHLGLYDLEGNVMEWVDDSYGGPESLPIRNYGVARGGSYLSFRPKQLTTSIRTPLPENTRDDALGFRLILSSDRPAVPTAP; encoded by the coding sequence ATGACTTCGGACGCATCACCCATGCCCGGCGGCAATCTGCCGACGCTGCCCGTCAAACGGGTGGTGCGTCCCACTCCTTCCATTCCGGACCATGAGGTCGTGCGCCAGATAGGCAGCGGCGCTTACGGGGAGGTTTGGCTGGCCCGCTCCCTGACCGGGGCGTGGCGCGCCGTGAAAATCGTCTGGCGGGAGGATTTTGAGGATGAGCGCACCTTCAACCGGGAGTTTGAGGGCATCCTGCAGTATGAACCCATCGCCCGCAACCATCCGGGGCTGGTCCACATCCTGCACGTAGGGAGGCACGACCAGGATTCCCCGTTTTACTATTACGTTATGGAGCTGGGCGACGACGCCCGCACGGGCGTCCACATCACGCCGGACGAGTATATTCCCCGCACGCTCCAGACGGACAAGAAGTTTTCCGGCAACAAGCCGCTGCCCCTGGATTATTGCCTGGAGGTAGGCAGCCAGCTGGCCCACGCCCTGCTGTACCTGCACAGCAAGAACCTGACGCACCGGGACATCAAGCCGGCCAACGTCATTTTCGTCAACGGACGGCCCAAGCTGGCGGACATCGGCCTGGTGGCCCATCTGGACCAGCGCAGCTTTGTAGGGACGGAGGGGTTCATCCCCCCGGACGGTCCCGGCACCCGGCGGGCGGACGTTTATGCCCTGGCCAAGGTTTTATACGAGATCAGCACGGGGAAGGACCGCATGGATTTCCCTGAACTTCCGGATGATTTGCCGGAAGGCACCGTGCGCAAGAAGTGGCAGGCGTTCAATACCATCATCTGCCAGGCGGCGGAACCCCGCGTGGAGGAGTGCGCCATTGATTCCGCGGAAGAGCTGGCGGAGAAAATAGACGCCCTCCGGGGATATGAAGTGCCCTCCCGCTTCCGCCTTCATAAGAAAAAGAAGCGCCGCAAGCTCAGGCGCACCCTCCAGCTGCTGGCCGCGGCCGTAGCCGGAGCTTTCACCGCATACTGGGGTGCCCTGTGGCTCAACAGCAGCCAGCATCTTCTGGAAGAACCAGCCGCGGACGTCCGCCAGGACCCTCACGCCTCCGCCCCGGAGGAGGAATCCCGGACCGGATATGTGCTGGTGACCAGCTCCCCGGCGGGAGCGTCCGTTTATGATGCGGACGGCAATTACCTGGATGAAACGCCCTACGGCCCCATTGAACTGCCCTCCGGCGCTTCCGTGGCTTACACCATCAAGAAATCGGGCTTCGCGGACAAGGAGGAGGCGGGCACCGTCAAGGGAGGCTCCACGCTGGCCCTGGGCGGCGTGCTGAAGGAGTACCACCCCCCCACGGACAGCCAGCCGTGGAAGGATACGGAGGGCGTCACATACCTGCCCGCGGAAACCCGCCATGTGGCGCAAGGCCCCCTCACCGCCGCCCTGTTCAACAAATTCCTGAAGGAGGACCAGCAGAAGGGGAATTACCAGATGAAGCGGGAACAGACGGAACCGGGCCATCCTGAAAAGGACGTGGCCCTGCTCACGCAGGACGGCATCACGGCCTACCTGGCGTGGCTGAACAAGAAATGCGAACGGGAGGGACTGCTGGGCAAGGAGTTTTCCATCAATGCGGATCCCCTGCCGCAGACGTCCGGAAATACGGACGGCCACAGCGCCTACGTCCTGAACGTCACCCGCGTGTTCCAGGTCCCCATCACCGTCACCACCAATCCGCCGGGGGCCAGCGTCTTCTTCAACAACAGGCTGATCGGACGCACGCCCATTGAGGAATACGTCAACCAGGTGCCCTACGTGATTGAAATCAAACTGCCGGGGCACGCCACCATGCGGCGCCGGGGGCTGGACCCGCAGGATTTATACCTTTCCCTCCAGCTGGAGCCGGACAAATCCGTGATCTTCGGATCACCCTGGACCAACAGCCTGGGCATGCAACTGGCCCCGGTAGGGGGAAACGCCCTGGTCATGTCCCATGAAGTGCGCGTGAAGGATTTCCAGCAGTTCCTGAAAGCTACGGGGAGAAAAGCCCCGGCCCGGCCCGGCTTCCCGCAGGGGGAGAACCACCCGGTGGTTAATGTAAGTAGGCAGGACGCGCGCGCCTTTGCCAAATGGCTTACCAACAAGGAACGGGCCCAGGGGCTGATTGACCAGCATGATTCCTACCGCCTGCCCAGGGACGAGGAATGGAGCTCATGGGTGCGCCTGACGGATGAAAAGGGGTCCTCCCCCTATGAAAAGACGCTGCCTCATGAAAACTCCCGGGAGGTGTTCCCGTGGGGGTATTCCTGGCCTCCGCCGGATAAAACGGGCAATTTTGCGGACCAGTCCGCCCTGATTTACCTTCCTTCCTCCCGCGTCATCGTGGGGTATGAGGACGGACAGCCGTACACGGCCCCCGTGAAGACCTTCCCGCCCAACCACCTGGGCCTGTACGACCTGGAGGGGAACGTCATGGAATGGGTGGACGATTCCTACGGGGGGCCGGAGTCCCTCCCCATCCGCAATTACGGAGTGGCACGCGGAGGCAGTTACCTCTCCTTCCGCCCCAAGCAGCTCACCACCTCCATCCGCACCCCCCTGCCGGAAAACACGCGGGATGACGCGCTCGGCTTCCGCCTCATCCTGTCCTCCGACCGTCCCGCCGTTCCCACGGCACCCTGA